A single region of the Devosia sp. FJ2-5-3 genome encodes:
- the rplK gene encoding 50S ribosomal protein L11 → MAKKIVGYVKLQVPAGSATPSPPIGPALGQRGLNIMEFCKAFNAATQEIEKGAPIPVVITAFADKSFTFAMKQPPVTYFIKKAVNLKSGSKLPGKESAGTITTAQLRDIAEKKMKDLNADNIEAAISMIAGSARSMGIQVEG, encoded by the coding sequence ATGGCAAAGAAAATCGTTGGCTACGTAAAGCTGCAAGTGCCGGCTGGCTCCGCCACTCCGTCTCCCCCGATCGGCCCGGCCCTCGGTCAGCGCGGTCTGAACATCATGGAATTCTGCAAGGCCTTCAATGCGGCCACGCAGGAGATCGAAAAGGGTGCTCCGATTCCGGTCGTGATCACCGCTTTTGCCGACAAGAGCTTCACCTTCGCGATGAAGCAGCCGCCGGTAACCTACTTCATCAAGAAGGCCGTCAACCTCAAGTCCGGCTCCAAGCTTCCGGGCAAGGAATCGGCTGGCACGATCACGACAGCTCAGCTGCGTGATATCGCCGAGAAGAAGATGAAGGATCTCAACGCCGACAACATCGAAGCCGCTATTTCGATGATCGCCGGTTCCGCCCGTTCCATGGGCATTCAGGTCGAGGGCTGA